A DNA window from Selenomonas sp. oral taxon 126 contains the following coding sequences:
- a CDS encoding TetR/AcrR family transcriptional regulator, which translates to MGRRERKKLQSRRTILEAAVSEFSKKGYKDTSVADIMSTADLGIGTFYNYFNSKEDLLFSLLERLSEMIRMALAEARAAERTSLELLELGARVTAKFLDENRFVMPLFLSGSHHGGHPGGEGAPPHPHAARPASSRMTPQIKQVFTDIIREGQEAGEIRCDVPVDLIAEMFHSLYQAAAFSHLDLTYQENIALKTRLLLDGIRRRDGEIA; encoded by the coding sequence ATGGGCCGCCGGGAACGCAAGAAGCTGCAATCGCGCCGCACGATTTTGGAGGCAGCGGTCAGCGAGTTCTCGAAGAAGGGCTACAAGGACACGTCCGTTGCGGATATCATGAGCACCGCCGATCTCGGGATTGGGACGTTCTACAATTATTTCAACTCGAAGGAGGATCTGCTGTTCTCTCTGCTCGAACGCCTGAGCGAGATGATCCGCATGGCGCTCGCGGAGGCGCGTGCGGCAGAGCGTACGTCGCTCGAACTGTTGGAACTCGGCGCGCGTGTGACGGCAAAGTTCCTCGATGAGAACCGCTTTGTGATGCCGCTCTTTCTCTCGGGCTCGCACCACGGGGGGCATCCGGGCGGCGAGGGGGCGCCACCGCATCCGCACGCGGCGAGGCCGGCGAGCAGCCGCATGACACCGCAGATCAAGCAGGTGTTCACGGACATCATCCGCGAGGGGCAGGAGGCGGGCGAGATCCGCTGCGATGTGCCTGTCGATCTGATTGCGGAGATGTTCCACTCGCTCTATCAGGCGGCGGCGTTTAGCCACCTTGATTTGACCTATCAGGAGAATATTGCGCTCAAGACGCGCCTCCTGCTCGACGGCATCCGCAGGCGGGATGGGGAGATCGCGTAA
- the nirJ1 gene encoding putative heme d1 biosynthesis radical SAM protein NirJ1, producing the protein MISVTKLLFMDEYYGDALRYGHNAHRMKSGAAEGMGPVVVWNSTRTCNLRCRHCYMESDGQKYEGELTTEEAKRFIDGLAEFRVPVLLFSGGEPLIRPDFFELAEYARDLGVRPTLSTNGTLITREVAQRIKDLGVGYVGISLDGLADVNDMFRGVEGAYQRAMEGIENCVAVGQRVGLRFTINHHNIMELDKIFDFIEEKGINRVCFYHLVYSGRGGQMMDEDVTAEESRRAMDTIIARTKDFEARGLKKEILTVDNHCDGVYMYLKALAEGNDAGAEQIKKLIGANGGNRSGIAFGEVDHLGYVHPDQFTQHHTFGNVRERKFGDIWQDMTHPILAGLKDRKPLLKGRCSKCRYLSWCNGNFRTRAEARTGDFWESDPSCYLTDEEIGVARAAL; encoded by the coding sequence ATGATCAGCGTTACGAAACTTCTTTTTATGGATGAGTACTACGGCGACGCGCTGCGCTACGGGCACAACGCGCACCGCATGAAGAGCGGCGCGGCGGAGGGCATGGGGCCTGTCGTGGTATGGAACTCGACGCGCACGTGCAATCTGCGCTGCCGTCACTGCTATATGGAGTCAGATGGGCAAAAGTACGAGGGCGAGCTGACGACGGAGGAGGCAAAGCGCTTCATCGACGGGCTTGCCGAGTTCCGTGTGCCCGTGCTGCTGTTCTCGGGCGGCGAGCCGCTGATCCGCCCCGATTTCTTCGAGCTGGCGGAGTATGCGCGGGATCTCGGTGTGCGCCCGACGCTCTCGACGAACGGGACGCTCATCACGCGTGAGGTGGCGCAGCGCATCAAGGATCTCGGTGTCGGCTATGTCGGCATCTCGCTCGACGGGCTTGCGGATGTGAACGATATGTTCCGTGGGGTCGAGGGGGCGTATCAGCGTGCGATGGAGGGCATCGAGAACTGCGTCGCTGTGGGGCAGCGCGTGGGTCTCAGATTTACGATCAACCACCACAATATCATGGAGCTGGACAAGATCTTTGACTTCATCGAGGAGAAGGGGATCAACCGCGTCTGCTTCTACCATCTCGTGTATTCGGGGCGCGGCGGTCAGATGATGGACGAGGATGTGACGGCGGAGGAGTCGCGCCGTGCGATGGACACGATTATCGCGCGGACGAAGGACTTTGAGGCGCGCGGGCTGAAAAAGGAGATCCTGACGGTGGACAATCACTGCGACGGGGTCTATATGTATCTGAAGGCGCTCGCAGAGGGCAACGACGCGGGGGCGGAGCAGATCAAGAAGCTGATCGGCGCGAACGGCGGCAACCGCTCGGGGATCGCGTTCGGCGAGGTCGATCATCTGGGCTATGTCCATCCCGACCAGTTCACGCAGCATCACACGTTCGGCAATGTGCGCGAGCGCAAGTTCGGCGATATCTGGCAGGATATGACGCATCCGATTCTCGCGGGGCTGAAGGATCGCAAGCCGCTGCTCAAGGGGCGCTGCTCGAAATGCCGGTATCTCAGCTGGTGCAACGGGAATTTCCGCACGCGTGCCGAGGCACGGACGGGGGATTTCTGGGAGTCCGATCCGTCCTGCTATCTGACGGATGAGGAGATCGGCGTCGCGAGGGCGGCACTG